In Natronococcus sp. AD-5, the genomic window GAAAGTCGCGTTCACGAAGGAGACGGCGCTCGAGGCCATCGAGGAGTTCGGCTATCCCTGCGTGCTCAAACCCGTCGTCGGATCGTGGGGTCGCCTGATGGCCAAGATCGACTCGCCGGACGCCGCCGAGGCGATCTTAGAGCACAAGGCGACGCTCGGCCACTACGAGCACAAGGTGTTCTACGTCCAGGAGTTCGTCGAGAAGCCCGGACGGGACATCCGCGTGCTCGCGATCGACGGCGAACCCGTCGCCGCGATGGTTCGCTCGTCGGATCACTGGATCACGAACGCCGCGAAAGGAGCCGAGACGGACGTCTTCGAGCTCGACGACGAAGCCGAGGAACTGGTTCGGAAGGCCAGCGACGCCGTCGGGGGCGGCCTGCTCGGCGTCGACCTCATGGAGACCGGTGACAGCTACACGGTTCACGAGGTCAACCACACCGTCGAGTTCAAAGCCCTCGACGGCGCCGTCGAGACCGACGTCGCCGGCACCGTCGTCGACTGGCTCGAGGAGAAGGCCGCCGAAAACGACGACGCCCGGGAAGTCGAGGTGACCTTCTGATGGCGGTCGGCACCGACGTCAGTACGGATGAATCCGCCGAGACGGTCACCGCGAGTGTCATCGGCGGCTCCGGCTTCACTGGTGGCGAGCTCCTGCGGTTGCTCGCGGGCCACCCGAACTTCGAAATTACGGAGGTTACGAGCCGCTCGAAGGCCGGCAAGAGCGTCGGCTCCGTTCACCCGCCGCTGCGGGGGACGGACCTGCGCTTTACCGAACCCGATGATCTCGAGTCCGTCGACGTCCTGTTCGCCGCGACGCCGCACGGCGTCTCGATGGGACAGATAGACGAGTTCTTCGACGTCGCGGATACGGTCGTCGACCTCTCGGCTGACTTCCGCCTCGAGACCGAGGAGCAGTACGACGAGTGGTACGACGGCCACAGCGCGCCGGAGTACCTCGAGAAGGCCGAGTACGCGCTCCCCGAGATCAACCGCGAGAACCTCGCGGGCGCAGCGCTGATCGCCGGCGGCGGCTGTAACGCCACCGCCACCATCCTGGGACTGTACCCGCTGTTCGAGCACGGGATTCTCGAGGGTGGGGAACAGGTCGTCGTCGACGTCAAGGTCGGCTCCTCCGAAGGGGGCGCCGGCGGCGGCGAGGCCTCGAGCCACCCCGAGCGCTCGGGCGTCGTCCGCCCGTACGCGCCGACGGGTCACCGCCACGAGGCCGAGATCGAACAGTTCCTCGGCACCTCGGTCGCCTTTACGTGCCACGCCGTGGACATGATCCGCGGCGCCAGCGCGACGAGTCACGTCTTCCCCTCGGGACCCGTTTCGAAGGGCGACCTCTGGAAGGCCTACCGCGGCTGCTACGAGGACGAGCCGTTCGTCCGGATGGCCGCCGGCGGCTCCGGAGTGTATCGGTATCCCGAACCGAAGTCGGTCGCGGGAACGAACCTCGCCGAGGTCGGCTTCGAACTCGACCCGCAGAACAAGCGCGTCGTCGTCTTCTCGGCGATCGACAACATGATGAAGGGCTCGGCCGGCCAGGCGGTCCACGCCGCGAACGTCGCGCTCGGTTTCGAGGAGACGGCCGGACTCGAGTTTACGGGGCTGCACCCCGTGGGGGCGCCCTGAGATGACGATCGTCGTCAAGATCGGCGGCGCCCGCGCCGTCGATCCCGAAGGGGCGCTCGCTGACGTCGCCTCGCTCGTCGAGGACGGGGAGGACGCGGTGCTCACCCACGGCGGCTCGACCGCCGTCGACGAGACCCTGGAAGAACTCGGCGAGGAACCCACCTACGTCGAGACCCCCGGAGGGGTGGTGGGGCGCTTCACCGACGAGCGCACCATGGACGTCTTCAAGATGGTCATGCCCGGCAAGCTCAACACGGACCTCGTCGAGAGCCTGCAGAACGAGGGCGTGAACGCCGTCGGCCTATCGGGCACGGACGGCAAACTGCTCTGCGGCAAACGCAAGTCGGCCGTCCGCGTGAAGGAGGACGGCAAGAAGAAGATCAAGCGCGGCGACCACTCGGGCAAGATCGAGTCCGTGAACGCGGACTTGCTCGAGACGATGCTCGCGGGCGGCTACACGCCCGTCGTCTCGGTCCCGATGCTCGGCGAGGAGAAGGGCGGCGGCTACACGGCCGTCAACGCCGACGCCGACCGCGCCGCCGCGGCGATCGCGGGGGCGCTCGAGGCCGACTTGGTCGTGCTGACCGACGTCTCCGGCATCTACGAGGATCCCGACGACGAGTCGACGCGGATCGAGTCGGCCGCGACGCCGGAGGAGTTCGCGGCCGTCGAGGACGCCGCCGAAGGCTTCATGACGAAGAAAGTCATGGCCGCCGAGGAGGCCCTCGAGGGCGGCGCGTCCTCGGTCACCGTCGCGACGGCCAACGCGGACGAGCCGATCACCGGCGCGCTCGCGGGCGAGGGGACGACCCTCGAGCCCGGCGCGCTCGCGGACGACGAGGAAGCGAAAACGGAGGCCGCAGAATGAGCGACCACGATTTCGTCTCCGGCAGCAAGCCGATCGGTATCGAGAGCGGCGAGGGACCGTACCTCTACAGCACCGACGGAACGGAGTACCTCGACGCGGGTGCGAGTTTCGCGTGTACGCCGCTCGGCCACTCCCATCCCGCGGTCGTCGACGCGGTGCAAGAACAGGTCAGCGAGCTGACTTTCGTCGACTCGTCGTTCCCCGTCCAGTCGCGCGAGGACGCCTACGCCGCGTTCGTCGCGTCGGCGCTCGACGGCCTGAATCAGGCCTGGTTCTGTAATTCCGGGACCGAGGCCAACGAGGCCGCGCTGAAGTTCGCCCGCTCGGCGACCGGCGAATCGAAGATCGTGGCCGCGACCCGCTCGTTCCACGGCCGAACGATGGGATCGCTCGCGGCGACCTGGAAGGACAAGTACAAAGAGCCCTACGAACCCCTGGCCGGCGACGTGGAGTTCGTTCCCTACGGCGACGGCGAGAAACTCGCGGCCGCCGTCGACGACGAGACCGCGGCCGTGATACTCGAGCCGATCCAGGGCGAGGGCGGGATCAACGTTCCGCCCGCGGGCTACCTCGAGACCGCCCGCGAGGTCGCAGACGACGCCGGCGCGGCGCTCGTCTTCGACGAGGTCCAGACCGGCATGGGCCGCACGGGCGAGATGTGGGCCTGCCAGAACGCGGGCGTCACGCCCGACGTGCTCACGACGGCCAAGGGCCTGGGCAACGGCCTGCCGGTCGGCGCGGTCGCGGTGCGGGACTGGATCGCCGACGGCGCGGCGTCGCACAACGCCACGTTCAGCGGCGGCCCCGTCGTCTCCGCGGCGGTCCACGCCACCGTCTCGACGCTGGTCGAAGAAGAGTGGCCCGCCCACGCCGCCGAGATCGGCGGGTACCTCGTCGACGAACTCGAGGCCGCCCTGGGCGACGAGGCGCGCGAGGTCCGCGGCGGCGGCCTGCTCGTCGGCGTCGAACTGAAACGCGGCGCGAACCGCGTCGCCCGCGACCTGGCGATGAACCACCAGGTTCTCGCACTGCCCGCGGGTCGGACCGTGTTGCGCCTGCTGCCGCCGCTCGTGATCGAGGAGGCACACGCGGATCGGCTCGTCGACGCGCTGGCCGATATCGTCGCCCCAGAAGCGGACGCCAAAACATGAGCACGACGATGAAAGACACGGCCGACGTCTCGCTCGAGGACGCCCGGCAGCTGCTGATCGACCTCGTCTCGATTCCGTCGCCGTCCGGCGACGAAGCGGAGGCCGCGGAGCGACTCGTCGAGTTCTTCGAGGTCTACGGCCGCGAGGCGTGGCTCGACGAGGTCGGCAACGTCCGCGCGCCGGCCGACGACGCGGTGCTGCTGACCTCGCACGTCGACACCGTGCCCGGGGAGATCCCGGTCGAGGTCGAACCCGCCGACGAGAACGACCTCGAGGCGGAGGTTGCCGAGAACGAGGGCGAAGACGTCCTCCGGGGCCGCGGCAGCGTCGACGCCACCGGTCCGCTCGCGGCGATGGCCGCCGCGGCCGTCCGAACGGGCGTCTCGTTCGTCGGCGTCGTCCGCGAGGAGACGGACTCGCGCGGCGCGCGCCACCTGGCCGACGAGCGCGACGAACCCGACGCCGTGGTCAACGGCGAACCCAGCGGCGCGACGGGGATCACGCTCGGCTACCGCGGTTTCCTCGCGGGAACCTACGTGGCGACCAGCGAGTCCGGCCACACCTCCCGGCCCGAACCCAACGCGATCCAGCACGCGACGAACTGGTGGGCCGCCGTCGAGGACGCGTTCGAGCAGGACGAGTACACGCCCGTCTTCGAGCGCGTGACCGCGAAGCCGGTCGACGTCGACGGCGGGATCAGCGACGACGGCCTCTCCGTCGAGGCGACGCTCGAGGCGCAGTTGCGAATCCCCCCGTCGCTCGACGCGGAGTCCGTTCGCGAGACCGCCGAGGCCGAACTCGAGATCGGCACCGTCTCCTGGGCCGAGCCGATCCCGCCCGTGATGGAGAGCCCCCGGACGGAGGTCGCGCGGGCCTTCCGGGTGGCGATCCGCGAGGAGGGCGGCGAACCGCGGCTGCTGCGCAAAACCGGAACCAGCGACATGAACCTCTACGCCGGCGCGTGGGACTGTCCGATGGTGACCTACGGCCCCGGCAACTCGGAACTGGATCACGCGCCCGACGAGCGGCTCTCGCTCGCGGAGTTCGACCGGTCGGTCGAGGTACTGACGCGGGTCGCGACGACCCTCCGCGGAGGTGACGACTGATGGCCGACGCCGATCCGCGTCACTTCCTCGAGATCGACGACCTCTCGCGGGACGAGCTGACGGCGGTCCTCGACCGGGCGAGCGAGTACAAACGCGCCCAGGAGGCCGGCGAGGACCACGCCGACCTCGAGGGGCAGACGCTGGGGATGATCTTCCAGAAGCCGAGCACGCGCACTCGCGTCTCCTTCGAGACGGGGATGACCCAGCTCGGCGGCCACGCGATCTTTCTCGGCGCCGACGACATCCAGCTCGGCCGCGGCGAGCCGCTGAAGGACACCTCGCGGACGCTCTCGCGGTACGTCGACGTCGTGATGGCGCGGCTGTTCAAACACGAGAACGTCGAGGTGCTCGCCGAGTACGCGTCGGTCCCGATCGTCAACGGGCTCACCGACGACGCCCACCCCTGCCAGACGCTCGCCGACCTGTTGACGATTCGCGAGCAGATGAGCGGGTTCGACGGCGTCTCGGCGGCCTGGGTCGGCGACGGCAATAACGTCGCCCAGTCGTTCGTGATCGGCGCGGCGCTGACCGACGTCGACCTCACCGTCGCGACGCCCGAGGGGTACGGCATCGACGACGCGGTCCTCGAGCGCGCCCGCGAACTCGGCGGCGATCCGACGACCACGACCGATCCCGTCGACGCGGTCGCGGACGCCGACGTCGTCTACACCGACGTCTGGATTAGCATGGGCCAGGAGGACGAACGCGACGTCCGGATGAACGCCTTCGAGGGATTTCAGGTCTGTTCGGACCTCCTCGAGCACGCGCCCGAGGCGTCGGTAATGCACTGTCTGCCCGCCCACCGCGGCGAGGAGATCACCGACGACGTCATCGAGAGCGAGCGCTCGATCGTCTTCGATCAGGCCGAAAATCGGCTCCACGCCCAGAAGGCGCTGTTGAGCTGGTTGCTCGAGTAGGGCGGCCGCTCACGCTGTTCGCGGTCGGCGTTTTTTGGTCTCTCGTCGAGCGTAGTGAGACGACGGTCAGCGGGAGCTCCGCTCCCGCCGGACAGATTTTTGGTGCGGGGAAGCGTCGCTGACCCGAGCGGAAAAAAGCCGCCATGGAAGCGTCGTTGAGCCGGCTGCTCGAGTACCCGGCCGTCGTTTCGGGCGCGGTTAGCGCTCGAGGAGCGCGTACACTGCGCCGAGGACGAGCCCGTAGGCCCCGTGACCCATCAGGCTACCGACGTCGACGTTCGGCAGCGGCGGCGCCATCGGAAAGCCGACCGCCGAGAGCCAGATCGGCATGACGACGACCGCGAGGACGACCCAGACGACGACCCCGTAGGCGAGACCGAGGGCGGTACTCCGGACGACGCCAGGGTGGGACTGTCCCGTAGCTACGAGCAGCGCCGCGAAGACGACGCCGATCACCGCGCCGTGCGAGACGTGAAGGATCCAGCCGGCGAGACCACCCTCAAGGCCGTACATCGCCGGAATTCCCATCTCGAGGACGGCGGGGCTCTGTGCAGTCATCATCGCGCCGAAGACGATCGCGCCGGCGATTCCTCCCACGGTGCCGGCTTGCCAGGGCTCGAGCGCGGTCCCGGTCCGTTCGTCGGTTCGAGTTCGTACTTTCGATGCCATACGGTATCGATGAACTCGGATGGGTGTAGCGGTGTCCCGGTCTGGCACCGCTCGCACACAGGCGTCGCAGTTGACTCGATCACGAGACGGGCGGGCCGGACGGAGAGTTCATAACGTTCTCGAGGGCATCGACCGAACGTGATCCCACGCTCGACCTCTCGTTCCGGTGGCAGCTCTCACGGCAATCAGCCCACTTTTCTCCGTCGCCCACCACGTCCCGGTAATGAGTCTCAGCCTCTCCGCCGAGAAACCGGACGTCCCCGACGACGCGGCCGACGGCGTCTGGCTCGAGTGCATCGACTGCGCCGAAACGTTCGCTCCCTTCGAGGACGTCCGCTACACCTGCGACGCGTGCGATAGCCTGCTCGAGGTCCGCTACGCGGACCTGCCGACCTTCGACGACTTCGAGGGGCGGGGCGTCTGGCGCTACGCCGACGCGTTGCCGCTCGAGTCGGGCGTCTCGGTGCAGGAAGGTGCGACGCCGCTGTACGAGGTACCGCGGCTCGAAGAAGAGATCGGCCTCGAGGCGCTGCGGATCAAACACGAGGGGATGAACCCGACGGGCTCGTTCAAGGACCGCGGGATGACCGTCGGCGTCGCCGTCGCGACGGAACTCGGCGCCGACCGACTCGCCTGCGCGTCGACCGGGAACACGAGCGCCGCCCTCGCCGCCTACGGCTCCCGCGGCGGGATGGAGACGCTCGTGCTCCTCCCCGCCGGAAAGGTCGCGGCGGGCAAGATCGCCCAGGCGAGCCTCCACGGCGCGCGCATCCTCGAGGTCGACGGTAACTTCGACGCCTGTCTCGACATCGTCCAGGAACTCGCGGGCCAGGGGGAGGCGTACCTGCTGAACTCGCTGAACCCGTTCCGCCTCGAGGGTCAGAAGACGATCGGCCTCGAGATCCTCGAAGGATTCCGGGACGACTACGGCGCGTTCCCCGACCGGATCGTCCTGCCGGTCGGCAACGCGGGCAACACGTCGGCGCTGTACAAGGCGTTCCGCGAACTCGTTCAGGCGGGCGAACTGGATCGCGACGAGGTGCCGAAGCTCACCGGCGTCCAGGCCGAGGGCGCCGCGCCGATGGTCGAGGCGATCGAGAACGGCGCGAACGAGGTCCGCCGATGGGACGACGTCGAAACGCGCGCGACGGCGATCCGGATCGGCAACCCGGTCAACGCCCCCAAGGCGCTGCCCGGCATCCGCGAAACCGACGGGACGGCGATCTCCGTCTCGGACGAGGAGATCACGGTCGCCCAGCGCACCCTCGCGGCCGAAGGAATCGGCGTCGAACCCGCCTCGGCGGCCTCCGTCGCCGGCCTCCGAAAACTTCGCGCCGAGGGGATCGTCGCCGACGACGAGCGCGTCGCCTGTCTCACCACCGGCCACCTGCTCAAGGATCCCGACGCGGCGGCGGCCGCCGGTAACGATCCCGAGCCCGTTCCGGCCGAGACGAGCGGCGTGCTCGAGCACCTGGCGGAGTAGTTCGCGAACCGGTACAGGCGTTCGCTTGCCGACACGGCGTGACCGAGTCGTACTGCCGGTCGGTCCACCGTCGTCTTCTGGACGAATCTCATAGTTTAAATACTATGACGACTCTCAGTAACTTTAACCGAAAGGAATTACCAATGGTGGGAACTGATTCGTCTGCGACCTGTCCCGAGTGTAGCGGGCGGCTACGGGAAACAGAGACGGAACTCGTCTGCGAAGACTGCGGCCTGATCTCCGACGAGGACGCGATCGATCGCGGACCCGAGTGGCGCTCGTTCGACGACGAGACGGACCGGCGGCGCACCGGCGCGCCGCTGACGCGCTCGAGACACGACCGCGGGCTCTCGACCGAGATCGGATACGGCGGCGGATCGGACTACCGCTCCCGGCTGACCGGCCGCAAACGACGCCAGCTCGCCCGGCTTCGACGCGAACACAACCGCGCTCGGATCTCCACGAAGGCGGATCAGAACCAGGTGTACGGGTTCACCGAAATCAGACGCGTGAACGCGCTCCTCTCGCTCCCCGACTCCGTTCGAGAGCAGGCGTGTGCGCTCTTCGAATCGGCCCAGTCCGAGGGACTCCTCCAGGGGCGGTCGATCGAAGGCTTCGCCGCTGCGGCGATCTACGCCACGTGCCGGACGAACTCGTTCGCTCGAACGATCGACGAGATCACCAGCGTCGCTCGCGCCGACGACGCCGAACTCAAGGCCGCCTACGATGCGCTGAACCGCGACCTCGGGCTCCCGACGGGCCCGATCGAGCCGACGCAGTACCTGCCGCGCTACGCCACGAAACTCGAACTCGAGACGGCCGTCGAGCGCCGCGCCCGCGAGCACGTCGAGGCGCTCCTCGAGAGCGGAACGATCGGCGGCCGCAATCCGAGCGGCGTCGCTGCAGCGTGTCTGTACAGGGCCGCCGGCGAACGCGAGGAGTGGTCGTCGATCACTCAGACCGATGCGGCAACGGTCGCCGACGTCGCCCCCGCGACGATTCGGTCGACGGTCACGACGCTCGAGGACCTGGGGAGGTGATCTCGATCACCGATAGAAGTTTCGTTCCGCAGAACCGGTAGTCCGTAGCCGTCACGTCGTCCGGAGGTTGTCCGTACTCGGCTCGTATACCTCGCCTTTCTGTTTGAGCTTGTCGATCTCGTGTTCGGCCTTGGACTGGTCCATCCCGACCTCCTCGGCTCGCTCGAGGACGATGTCGACCGGGGCGCCCTCGTCGTACTCCTCCTCGATGTCGCTGATCAGCTGCTTGATGTTCTTGATCCGGTCGCGCTGGGACTTCGACGTGCCGGCCTCGACGATGTCCGCGTCGAACTCGCCTGTCTCGGGGTCGACGCCGATGTCCTGGAGACACGATCGGACGATCTCGACCACCTGCTCGGCGTCGCGCTGCTCGACCGTATCGGAGAGGCGAACGCGAGCGCTGGCCTCCGAGAGCCGGACCAGCGCCTCGAGTTTCCGGGCGGTGACGGGGACGGGGGCGTCCTCGTCGGTCCCCTTCGAGCGAAGGTCGACGTAGAAGTCCCGGATCGTCTCGCGTGCGCTCTCGGTCATCCGCGGGTGGCAGTTCTGCTTCGCGTAGGCGATGTACTTCCGGAGGAGTTCGGCGTCGATCACGGGATCGACCTGCTCGGTCATCTCCTCGATCTCGTCCGTGCTGACCTCGAGTTGCGTCATCTGTTCGCGCTGGGTGGTCAATTCGCCCGCGTAGTTGGTCGTGAGGATGTGCTCGGCGAGGTTGCGGTCTTTCTCCTCGTCGGGCTGGTCGGTGACGGTGAAGATCAGGTCGAACCGCGAGATCAGGGCGGGCTCTAAGTCGATCTGCTCGCCGATCGGCTCGTACTGGTCGAAGCGGCCGTACTTGGGGTTCGCCGCGCCGAGCAGGGAGCAGCGGGACTTGAGCGTGGCGTTGATGCCGGCCTTGGAGACCGAAATCTTCTGCTGCTCGAGCGCCTCGTGCATGGCGCTGCGGTCCTCCGAGCGCATCTTGTCGAGTTCGTCGACCGCCGCGATTCCCTGGTCGGCGAGGACGAGCGCGCCGGCCTCGAGGGTCCACTGCTGGCCGTCGCCAAAGTCGTCGCGAACGGCGGCGGCGGTGAGACCGGCCGAGGACGACCCCTTGCCCGAGGTGTAGACGGAGCGAGGGGCGATATTCTGGATGTAGCCCAGCATCTGGGACTTACCGGTACCGGGGTCCCCTATGAGGAGCATGTGCAGGTCGCCACGAATCCTCGAGCCGTCGGGCAACTGTTTCGTCACCCCCGAGAACAGCTGGAGGATCATCGCGAGTTTCTCCTGGTCGTAGCCGTAGATGGAGGGGGCGATCGAGCCGACCATCTTCTCGTAGATGTCCTCGCTCGAGGAGAGGCGAACGATCTCCTCTTTGTCCTCGTCGGTGATGTTCAT contains:
- a CDS encoding minichromosome maintenance protein MCM; the encoded protein is MAQAGNSELVDSFEQFFRNYYDNEIKQLAQQYPNEQRSLHVDWQDLYRYDPNLADDVLNQPEQLQRYAEEALRLYDLPIDVSLGQAHVRIRNLPETESPEIREIRARDMNSLVQVRGIVRKATDVRPKIEEAAFECQLCGTLTRVPQSGGDFQEPHECQGCERQGPFRVNFDQSEFVDSQKLRIQESPEGLRGGETPQALDVHVEDDITGEVTPGDHVSATGVLRLEQQSDGQDKSPVFDFYMEGMSVDIDEEQFEDMNITDEDKEEIVRLSSSEDIYEKMVGSIAPSIYGYDQEKLAMILQLFSGVTKQLPDGSRIRGDLHMLLIGDPGTGKSQMLGYIQNIAPRSVYTSGKGSSSAGLTAAAVRDDFGDGQQWTLEAGALVLADQGIAAVDELDKMRSEDRSAMHEALEQQKISVSKAGINATLKSRCSLLGAANPKYGRFDQYEPIGEQIDLEPALISRFDLIFTVTDQPDEEKDRNLAEHILTTNYAGELTTQREQMTQLEVSTDEIEEMTEQVDPVIDAELLRKYIAYAKQNCHPRMTESARETIRDFYVDLRSKGTDEDAPVPVTARKLEALVRLSEASARVRLSDTVEQRDAEQVVEIVRSCLQDIGVDPETGEFDADIVEAGTSKSQRDRIKNIKQLISDIEEEYDEGAPVDIVLERAEEVGMDQSKAEHEIDKLKQKGEVYEPSTDNLRTT
- a CDS encoding histidine kinase — translated: MASKVRTRTDERTGTALEPWQAGTVGGIAGAIVFGAMMTAQSPAVLEMGIPAMYGLEGGLAGWILHVSHGAVIGVVFAALLVATGQSHPGVVRSTALGLAYGVVVWVVLAVVVMPIWLSAVGFPMAPPLPNVDVGSLMGHGAYGLVLGAVYALLER
- the lysX gene encoding lysine biosynthesis protein LysX, with the translated sequence MTLHVGILYSRIRKDEKLLLNELRERDHEITKIDVRKQTFDIGEASDEFADLDVVVDRCLATSRSLYATQFFEAYGVPVVNSHETADICADKVKNSLALEKAGVPTPATKVAFTKETALEAIEEFGYPCVLKPVVGSWGRLMAKIDSPDAAEAILEHKATLGHYEHKVFYVQEFVEKPGRDIRVLAIDGEPVAAMVRSSDHWITNAAKGAETDVFELDDEAEELVRKASDAVGGGLLGVDLMETGDSYTVHEVNHTVEFKALDGAVETDVAGTVVDWLEEKAAENDDAREVEVTF
- the thrC gene encoding threonine synthase, which produces MSLSLSAEKPDVPDDAADGVWLECIDCAETFAPFEDVRYTCDACDSLLEVRYADLPTFDDFEGRGVWRYADALPLESGVSVQEGATPLYEVPRLEEEIGLEALRIKHEGMNPTGSFKDRGMTVGVAVATELGADRLACASTGNTSAALAAYGSRGGMETLVLLPAGKVAAGKIAQASLHGARILEVDGNFDACLDIVQELAGQGEAYLLNSLNPFRLEGQKTIGLEILEGFRDDYGAFPDRIVLPVGNAGNTSALYKAFRELVQAGELDRDEVPKLTGVQAEGAAPMVEAIENGANEVRRWDDVETRATAIRIGNPVNAPKALPGIRETDGTAISVSDEEITVAQRTLAAEGIGVEPASAASVAGLRKLRAEGIVADDERVACLTTGHLLKDPDAAAAAGNDPEPVPAETSGVLEHLAE
- the argF gene encoding ornithine carbamoyltransferase, producing MADADPRHFLEIDDLSRDELTAVLDRASEYKRAQEAGEDHADLEGQTLGMIFQKPSTRTRVSFETGMTQLGGHAIFLGADDIQLGRGEPLKDTSRTLSRYVDVVMARLFKHENVEVLAEYASVPIVNGLTDDAHPCQTLADLLTIREQMSGFDGVSAAWVGDGNNVAQSFVIGAALTDVDLTVATPEGYGIDDAVLERARELGGDPTTTTDPVDAVADADVVYTDVWISMGQEDERDVRMNAFEGFQVCSDLLEHAPEASVMHCLPAHRGEEITDDVIESERSIVFDQAENRLHAQKALLSWLLE
- a CDS encoding transcription initiation factor IIB encodes the protein MVGTDSSATCPECSGRLRETETELVCEDCGLISDEDAIDRGPEWRSFDDETDRRRTGAPLTRSRHDRGLSTEIGYGGGSDYRSRLTGRKRRQLARLRREHNRARISTKADQNQVYGFTEIRRVNALLSLPDSVREQACALFESAQSEGLLQGRSIEGFAAAAIYATCRTNSFARTIDEITSVARADDAELKAAYDALNRDLGLPTGPIEPTQYLPRYATKLELETAVERRAREHVEALLESGTIGGRNPSGVAAACLYRAAGEREEWSSITQTDAATVADVAPATIRSTVTTLEDLGR
- the argC gene encoding N-acetyl-gamma-glutamyl-phosphate reductase: MAVGTDVSTDESAETVTASVIGGSGFTGGELLRLLAGHPNFEITEVTSRSKAGKSVGSVHPPLRGTDLRFTEPDDLESVDVLFAATPHGVSMGQIDEFFDVADTVVDLSADFRLETEEQYDEWYDGHSAPEYLEKAEYALPEINRENLAGAALIAGGGCNATATILGLYPLFEHGILEGGEQVVVDVKVGSSEGGAGGGEASSHPERSGVVRPYAPTGHRHEAEIEQFLGTSVAFTCHAVDMIRGASATSHVFPSGPVSKGDLWKAYRGCYEDEPFVRMAAGGSGVYRYPEPKSVAGTNLAEVGFELDPQNKRVVVFSAIDNMMKGSAGQAVHAANVALGFEETAGLEFTGLHPVGAP
- a CDS encoding aspartate aminotransferase family protein; the protein is MSDHDFVSGSKPIGIESGEGPYLYSTDGTEYLDAGASFACTPLGHSHPAVVDAVQEQVSELTFVDSSFPVQSREDAYAAFVASALDGLNQAWFCNSGTEANEAALKFARSATGESKIVAATRSFHGRTMGSLAATWKDKYKEPYEPLAGDVEFVPYGDGEKLAAAVDDETAAVILEPIQGEGGINVPPAGYLETAREVADDAGAALVFDEVQTGMGRTGEMWACQNAGVTPDVLTTAKGLGNGLPVGAVAVRDWIADGAASHNATFSGGPVVSAAVHATVSTLVEEEWPAHAAEIGGYLVDELEAALGDEAREVRGGGLLVGVELKRGANRVARDLAMNHQVLALPAGRTVLRLLPPLVIEEAHADRLVDALADIVAPEADAKT
- a CDS encoding acetylglutamate/acetylaminoadipate kinase; translation: MTIVVKIGGARAVDPEGALADVASLVEDGEDAVLTHGGSTAVDETLEELGEEPTYVETPGGVVGRFTDERTMDVFKMVMPGKLNTDLVESLQNEGVNAVGLSGTDGKLLCGKRKSAVRVKEDGKKKIKRGDHSGKIESVNADLLETMLAGGYTPVVSVPMLGEEKGGGYTAVNADADRAAAAIAGALEADLVVLTDVSGIYEDPDDESTRIESAATPEEFAAVEDAAEGFMTKKVMAAEEALEGGASSVTVATANADEPITGALAGEGTTLEPGALADDEEAKTEAAE
- a CDS encoding [LysW]-lysine hydrolase, with the translated sequence MSTTMKDTADVSLEDARQLLIDLVSIPSPSGDEAEAAERLVEFFEVYGREAWLDEVGNVRAPADDAVLLTSHVDTVPGEIPVEVEPADENDLEAEVAENEGEDVLRGRGSVDATGPLAAMAAAAVRTGVSFVGVVREETDSRGARHLADERDEPDAVVNGEPSGATGITLGYRGFLAGTYVATSESGHTSRPEPNAIQHATNWWAAVEDAFEQDEYTPVFERVTAKPVDVDGGISDDGLSVEATLEAQLRIPPSLDAESVRETAEAELEIGTVSWAEPIPPVMESPRTEVARAFRVAIREEGGEPRLLRKTGTSDMNLYAGAWDCPMVTYGPGNSELDHAPDERLSLAEFDRSVEVLTRVATTLRGGDD